From the genome of Pseudomonadota bacterium, one region includes:
- a CDS encoding CoA transferase, with product MDERKRLPPLDGIRVVDMTQVIAGPFCSTMLADMGAELVKIERAHIGDDTRHMGPYKGRKSEDQDYFFANNRSRKSIALDLKDRRHQKIAQALVGEANVFVENYAPGKVEALGLGWNKLKAVNPRLVYCSISGFGQTGPNCNRPALDPIIQAASGLMSVTGEPSGEPMQIGAPVADAIAGMNAAYAIVNAIRVAERDGEGQHIDISMQDAMIAALGPRMGQTLNANEQPPRVGNANPLRAPADIYRANDGQYVSIICHHDGFWSGICRALGKPEWILDESLRTSAQRAERRDEVNEMVREIIQTRTADEWIKLLDAERVPVSKVLDYGGAHADSQVVHRGLIREFDHPKSGRIRIIGPPWITTMEEPEFFPPPLLGQHTAEVLVDWLSWERDEAEHFAKDVGAEEA from the coding sequence ATGGATGAGAGAAAAAGACTCCCGCCACTTGATGGCATTCGGGTGGTTGATATGACCCAAGTAATTGCTGGGCCATTTTGTTCGACAATGTTAGCTGATATGGGGGCGGAATTAGTTAAAATCGAGCGCGCCCACATTGGCGATGATACTCGTCACATGGGTCCTTACAAAGGCAGAAAATCAGAAGATCAAGACTATTTTTTTGCAAACAATAGGTCACGCAAGAGTATTGCACTCGATTTAAAGGATCGGCGTCATCAGAAAATTGCCCAAGCACTTGTGGGAGAGGCTAATGTGTTCGTTGAAAATTATGCTCCGGGGAAAGTTGAAGCTTTAGGGCTCGGCTGGAATAAGCTCAAAGCTGTTAATCCACGTCTAGTTTACTGCTCGATTTCGGGTTTCGGACAGACTGGGCCAAATTGTAATAGGCCCGCACTTGACCCAATTATCCAAGCTGCTTCTGGGTTAATGAGTGTTACGGGCGAACCCTCTGGAGAGCCAATGCAAATTGGTGCGCCAGTGGCGGATGCTATTGCTGGAATGAACGCTGCATATGCGATAGTAAATGCAATCCGCGTAGCAGAAAGAGATGGCGAGGGGCAGCATATCGATATAAGCATGCAGGATGCTATGATAGCAGCGCTTGGCCCACGTATGGGGCAAACGCTAAACGCAAATGAGCAACCCCCTAGAGTGGGTAATGCAAACCCCCTTCGCGCGCCTGCCGATATATACAGGGCTAATGATGGCCAGTATGTCAGCATAATCTGCCATCATGATGGGTTTTGGTCAGGAATTTGTCGTGCGCTTGGTAAGCCGGAATGGATACTGGATGAAAGCCTACGCACTTCTGCTCAGCGGGCAGAACGGCGGGATGAAGTGAATGAGATGGTCCGGGAGATAATTCAGACACGCACGGCTGATGAATGGATTAAACTATTGGATGCAGAGCGTGTGCCTGTCTCCAAAGTTTTAGATTATGGTGGGGCTCATGCGGATAGCCAGGTAGTTCACAGGGGTCTTATAAGAGAATTTGACCACCCAAAATCCGGGCGGATACGCATTATTGGGCCCCCTTGGATAACGACTATGGAAGAGCCGGAATTTTTTCCTCCACCACTCTTGGGCCAGCATACAGCAGAAGTGTTAGTAGATTGGCTTAGTTGGGAAAGAGATGAGGCAGAGCATTTTGCAAAGGATGTTGGCGCGGAGGAAGCGTGA
- a CDS encoding cysteine hydrolase — MAKSVLLIGDMINDLVHEGGPSPYLMEVKRRKIIENNAFTIDKAREAGIQIGFIRIGFSSDYREVSENSPLFTGAMKAGRFKLGTWGTEVHPDLSPKDGDFDIIKHRVSPFYGTRMDPLLKAQGVKNIYITGISTSGVVLSAAKEGHDRDFVVTIIEDCCCAGSEDDHQAVLHICKRFASITKSDKVDFKYHLDD; from the coding sequence ATGGCTAAGTCAGTCTTGTTAATAGGAGATATGATAAATGATCTCGTCCACGAAGGTGGTCCCAGCCCATATTTAATGGAGGTGAAGCGGCGCAAAATTATTGAAAACAATGCTTTTACAATAGATAAGGCTCGCGAGGCTGGCATTCAAATTGGTTTTATTCGGATTGGTTTTTCCTCTGATTATCGTGAGGTTTCCGAAAATTCTCCATTGTTTACCGGCGCTATGAAGGCCGGGCGATTTAAGCTTGGGACATGGGGAACTGAAGTGCACCCCGATCTATCACCGAAAGATGGTGACTTTGATATCATCAAGCACCGCGTAAGCCCATTTTATGGAACCCGCATGGACCCGCTTCTTAAAGCGCAAGGCGTAAAGAATATTTATATAACTGGTATTTCGACGTCTGGGGTTGTTCTATCGGCGGCTAAAGAAGGCCATGATCGGGATTTTGTAGTAACGATTATAGAGGATTGCTGTTGCGCCGGCTCAGAGGATGATCATCAAGCAGTGCTTCATATCTGTAAGAGGTTTGCTTCTATAACTAAGAGTGACAAAGTGGATTTCAAATATCACTTGGATGATTAG
- a CDS encoding iron-containing alcohol dehydrogenase: protein MNEFYNPVKAVFGPGSFDKLPELIADRVYAIVTYDEEFSMQLVRRLEDAGRSAAIIINNVKANPDFPEIEAGCEALKKLPYLPEVFVGLGGGSAIDTAKALAVSGGDWTLLKEHLITGGGRADELKKPCVIAVPTNAGTGSEMSLGAVIWDRANGGKWGVRSNYGFPDYAIVDPELTLTLPRDQTISTGLDALSHALESIWQTKRNFITQPIAEQAARDVIRCLPLLVDDLTNLDLRKTMSAAAMKAGIALSQTRTSIAHQLSYGLSLNYGIPHGIACGFSLPMVMSWSIGFDRNCDVSLKAIFGDNLDTGVRDFEEFFDRLGVSRNPTTYGPSQSEWDKMVMDAASGIKGQNFLGNPKSS, encoded by the coding sequence ATGAATGAATTCTATAATCCGGTTAAAGCGGTTTTTGGACCTGGTAGCTTTGATAAGTTGCCGGAACTTATTGCAGATCGGGTTTATGCAATCGTAACTTACGATGAGGAATTTTCAATGCAACTCGTTCGCCGGCTGGAAGATGCTGGTAGAAGTGCAGCAATCATTATTAATAATGTAAAAGCTAACCCTGACTTTCCAGAAATTGAGGCTGGGTGTGAGGCATTGAAAAAACTTCCATATTTGCCTGAAGTTTTTGTAGGCCTTGGCGGTGGGTCTGCCATAGATACTGCGAAAGCACTTGCAGTATCCGGGGGTGATTGGACGCTTCTCAAAGAACATTTGATCACCGGCGGTGGGCGCGCTGACGAACTCAAAAAACCTTGTGTCATAGCGGTGCCCACCAACGCAGGTACTGGTTCGGAGATGTCGCTTGGTGCTGTTATCTGGGACCGTGCAAACGGAGGCAAATGGGGTGTGCGCTCTAATTATGGTTTTCCTGATTACGCCATAGTAGATCCAGAACTCACTCTCACTCTTCCTAGAGATCAGACAATCTCGACCGGTCTTGATGCACTGAGCCATGCTCTGGAGAGTATATGGCAAACCAAGCGAAATTTCATAACTCAGCCAATTGCAGAACAAGCGGCCCGTGATGTAATACGGTGTCTTCCTCTGTTGGTCGATGACCTAACTAACCTAGATCTGAGGAAGACGATGTCTGCAGCTGCAATGAAAGCAGGCATTGCCCTTTCACAGACGCGTACGTCGATCGCACACCAATTATCCTATGGATTGTCACTAAACTACGGAATTCCGCACGGTATAGCGTGTGGTTTCTCTTTGCCGATGGTAATGAGCTGGTCAATAGGTTTTGATCGTAATTGCGATGTAAGTCTGAAAGCAATATTTGGTGATAATCTTGACACTGGCGTTCGTGATTTTGAAGAGTTCTTCGATAGATTGGGAGTGTCCCGTAACCCAACTACATATGGGCCATCACAGAGTGAATGGGACAAAATGGTCATGGATGCTGCATCTGGCATAAAAGGCCAAAATTTTCTTGGTAATCCCAAATCATCATAA
- a CDS encoding hydroxymethylglutaryl-CoA lyase has translation MSDYPKYVHISEEGPREGFQIEKGPISTDDKIRLINSLSNTGLKHIQICSFVNPKRVPGMADAAAVADGIMVNPKVEYSALWFNERGLEQAMAFQHLSVDLKITLYASEHFLISNLNRDFKQHLEKTRALIKFCLKKNVSVTRAGINAAFGCNFEGDVSAKNLLQAVDSTLSLAQEFELNIESFSLADSMAWATPLSIKRGVGAVKDKYPDMPIRLHLHNTRGMGIANAYAGLEMGVDRFDSSIAGLGGCPFAKHQGAAGNVSTEDLAFMCSEMGIETGLDLDALIEASNVATKVVGHDTPACVAKGGSLAAIRQRLNVTP, from the coding sequence ATGAGTGATTATCCAAAATACGTGCACATATCAGAAGAGGGCCCTAGGGAAGGCTTTCAAATAGAGAAGGGTCCAATATCAACAGATGATAAAATCCGTCTTATAAACTCACTGTCAAATACTGGGCTTAAGCACATCCAGATCTGCTCATTTGTAAATCCAAAGCGAGTTCCAGGCATGGCTGATGCCGCAGCAGTGGCTGACGGAATTATGGTAAACCCCAAAGTTGAATATTCGGCTCTTTGGTTTAATGAACGCGGCCTCGAACAAGCAATGGCATTCCAGCACTTGAGTGTAGACCTAAAAATCACTTTGTATGCTTCTGAGCATTTCTTAATCAGCAACTTGAACCGAGACTTTAAACAACACCTAGAAAAAACACGCGCGCTTATCAAATTCTGTTTGAAAAAAAATGTTTCTGTAACTCGGGCTGGCATTAATGCCGCATTTGGCTGTAATTTTGAGGGAGACGTTTCTGCAAAAAATCTTTTGCAAGCGGTGGACAGCACGCTTTCCCTAGCTCAAGAATTTGAGCTGAATATTGAATCTTTTAGTTTAGCAGACTCAATGGCCTGGGCCACACCGCTAAGCATCAAGCGCGGCGTGGGGGCGGTGAAAGATAAATACCCCGACATGCCCATTAGGTTGCACCTTCACAATACTCGAGGAATGGGGATCGCAAATGCTTATGCTGGCTTGGAGATGGGCGTTGACAGATTTGACTCATCCATAGCTGGGTTAGGCGGATGTCCATTTGCAAAGCATCAAGGTGCGGCTGGTAATGTTTCTACTGAAGACCTCGCATTTATGTGCAGTGAAATGGGTATTGAAACCGGTCTCGATCTTGATGCATTGATTGAGGCCTCGAATGTAGCTACCAAAGTTGTTGGCCATGACACTCCAGCGTGTGTTGCCAAAGGTGGATCATTAGCAGCAATCAGGCAGCGGCTTAATGTAACGCCCTAA
- a CDS encoding acetolactate synthase large subunit has translation MKASDLFVQCLEAEGVERIFGVPGEENADMMISLMDSNIDFVLCRHEQAAAFMADAYGRLTGRAGVCLATLGPGATNLVTGLADANMDRAPVIAIIGQGSTMRLHKESHQIMDSIRMVEPISKWTQTIVAGSNITECVRKAFKIAETEKPGLCVLELPEDVAKEEVEGMPMVPTKVRRPGADYKAVASAVELIVNAKQPIILAGNGAIRKRAAAQLKRLAHNTGIGVVNTFMGKGAIPMDDEHCLFTMGLGSGDYNNLAFDDSDLIISCGYDLVEYAPSAWNRTNKRSKRIVHIDFLPAEVDRDYVPTIEVIADLADALWQINEMLETRYKAKLPLFDIKGRASLRKNMADDFIAEKDDLSFPMKPQRIIYDVRKFMGDSDILLSDVGAHKMWIARYYQCKEPNTCLISNGFCTMGFAMPGSIGAKLAFPERKVLSISGDAGFAMNLQELETAVRLKLNIVAMVWIDGEYGLIKWKQQVGFNGRHSNLKFGNPDFRKLAEAYGMWGTEIKKPEELCPALEAAFNQNGPALVAVPVDYSENMKLTERLGNVSVKM, from the coding sequence ATGAAAGCCTCTGATCTATTTGTGCAATGTCTTGAGGCGGAGGGTGTGGAGCGTATCTTTGGCGTGCCGGGCGAGGAAAACGCCGATATGATGATCTCACTGATGGACAGTAACATTGACTTTGTCCTCTGTCGTCACGAGCAGGCAGCTGCCTTTATGGCAGATGCTTACGGTCGGTTGACTGGTAGAGCTGGCGTGTGCCTTGCTACTTTGGGCCCGGGAGCCACCAATTTGGTTACAGGTTTGGCTGATGCAAATATGGACCGGGCGCCCGTAATTGCCATAATCGGCCAAGGCTCAACTATGCGGTTGCATAAAGAAAGCCATCAAATAATGGACTCGATTCGAATGGTGGAGCCAATTAGCAAGTGGACACAAACCATTGTTGCGGGAAGTAATATTACAGAATGTGTTCGGAAAGCTTTTAAAATTGCTGAGACTGAGAAGCCGGGGCTTTGCGTGCTCGAGCTACCTGAAGATGTAGCAAAGGAGGAAGTCGAAGGTATGCCGATGGTGCCCACTAAGGTGCGTCGTCCTGGTGCTGATTATAAAGCAGTAGCATCGGCGGTTGAGCTAATAGTAAATGCCAAGCAACCAATTATACTAGCAGGAAATGGAGCTATTCGCAAACGTGCTGCGGCTCAACTAAAACGTCTTGCTCATAATACAGGTATTGGCGTTGTAAACACATTCATGGGTAAGGGCGCGATTCCCATGGATGATGAACACTGTCTTTTCACCATGGGATTAGGCTCTGGCGATTATAATAACTTGGCATTCGACGACTCAGATTTAATCATTTCTTGTGGGTACGATCTTGTTGAATATGCTCCTTCGGCATGGAACCGCACAAATAAAAGATCGAAGCGTATTGTCCACATTGATTTTTTGCCAGCCGAAGTAGATAGGGATTATGTCCCAACGATTGAGGTTATTGCTGATCTTGCCGATGCATTATGGCAGATCAACGAAATGCTTGAGACGCGATATAAGGCAAAGCTGCCACTTTTTGACATTAAAGGTCGTGCGAGCCTGCGCAAAAATATGGCTGATGATTTCATCGCAGAAAAAGATGACCTATCTTTTCCGATGAAGCCACAGCGCATCATTTACGATGTACGTAAATTTATGGGTGATTCCGATATTCTGTTATCGGATGTCGGGGCTCATAAGATGTGGATTGCACGATATTATCAATGCAAGGAACCTAACACTTGCCTCATTTCAAACGGGTTTTGCACCATGGGATTCGCAATGCCTGGCTCAATTGGTGCAAAGTTGGCATTCCCAGAACGAAAGGTTCTATCGATTTCCGGCGATGCTGGCTTTGCTATGAACCTTCAGGAACTAGAGACCGCGGTTCGGCTAAAACTTAATATTGTGGCCATGGTTTGGATTGATGGTGAATACGGACTGATAAAATGGAAGCAACAGGTAGGATTTAATGGTAGACACAGTAATTTAAAATTCGGCAATCCCGATTTTAGAAAGTTAGCTGAGGCTTATGGTATGTGGGGCACTGAGATTAAGAAACCAGAAGAACTGTGTCCGGCTCTCGAGGCTGCATTTAATCAAAACGGCCCCGCGTTGGTTGCTGTCCCTGTAGATTATAGCGAAAATATGAAGCTAACAGAGCGACTTGGAAACGTATCTGTTAAAATGTAA